GAGGCGCTGCCGCCGGTGCGGCGTACGACCTCGTCCAGCAGCTCGTCCATGCGCTCGGCGAGCGCGGCGACCTGGGTCTTCTCCAGGGCCACACTGGTCACTCGGGCGCCGGCGACGGCCTGGAGGAAGAAGGTACGGCGCCCGGGCAGTCCGACCGTACCGGCCACGAAGCGGTCCGGGGGGTCGTAGAGGAACACCTGACGGGACACGTCCTGTCTCCATGGGAATCGTGGGTCTGGGTCATCGTGGGTCGGGGAAGGCGTGGGGGAACGTCCGTGCGGGCACGCGCGCGTACGTGGACCGCTTCACCCTACTGCGGCCGACGATCACGGTGCGCCCGCACCACCCCCGACGGTCGCGTCCCCGGCGGGGGGCTCCTCGCGCGGCGCGAGCGAGGCGAAGTCGCCGGTGTCGCCGAGACGCACGACGAAGGGGCGCAGCCGGGTGTAACGGATCGCGGTCACGGAACACGGTTCCACGGAGATCCGCTGGAAGAGGTCGAGATGAAGACCGAGCGCGTCCGCGACGAGCGACTTGATGATGTCGCCGTGCGAGCACATCAGGTAGACGGCGTCGGAGCCGTGATCGCGCTCCACGCGCGCGTTCCACTCGCGCACCGCCTCGGCGGCCCGGGTCTGCATGGCCCGCATGGACTCGCCGCCGGGGAAGGCCGCCGCGGAGGGGTGCGCCTGCACGACCTCCATCAGGGGCTCGTCCATCAGCTCGGCGAGCTTGCGGCCGGACCAGTCGCCGTAGTGGCACTCCCCGATCCGCTCGTCGGTGTGCGCGCGCAGGCCGGGGCGGGCGTCGAGGAGGGGCCGGATCGTCTCCTGGCAGCGCTGCAGGGGGCTGGCGACGACCTCGGCGATCGGCAGCGCGTCGAGCCGCCCGGGCAGCGCGGCGGCCTGTGCGGTGCCGCGCTCGTCGAGGGCGACGCCGGGCGTCCAGCCGGCGAGCAGTCCGGAGGTGTTGGCGGTGGACCGGCCGTGCCGGACGAGGATCAACGTGGGCATGCGGCCCAGGGTAGGCGCAGCGCGGGGTGCGCCCGTCGGCGGACGGCGGGAGAATACGCTCCGT
The Streptomyces sp. NBC_01485 genome window above contains:
- a CDS encoding histidine phosphatase family protein produces the protein MPTLILVRHGRSTANTSGLLAGWTPGVALDERGTAQAAALPGRLDALPIAEVVASPLQRCQETIRPLLDARPGLRAHTDERIGECHYGDWSGRKLAELMDEPLMEVVQAHPSAAAFPGGESMRAMQTRAAEAVREWNARVERDHGSDAVYLMCSHGDIIKSLVADALGLHLDLFQRISVEPCSVTAIRYTRLRPFVVRLGDTGDFASLAPREEPPAGDATVGGGAGAP